In Labrus mixtus chromosome 11, fLabMix1.1, whole genome shotgun sequence, a single window of DNA contains:
- the pitpnc1b gene encoding cytoplasmic phosphatidylinositol transfer protein 1b, whose protein sequence is MLMKEYRICMPLTVDEYRIGQLYMISKHSCEQSGGGEGVEVVTNETDIHPQHGQGQLTEKRIYLSSKLPSWAKAFVPRFFYVTEKAWNFYPYTITEYSVSFLPKFTIRIETRFENNNGDNSNVFGDTPTPEKNVSFLDILSDPIPEKHYKESEDLSLWQSSKTGRGPLGKGWREEHKPVMCSYKRVQCSFEVYGFQTRTEEFIHRNIQDILLVGHRQAVAWIDEWHGLSLEEVREFEKAMQEKTNCKVKSSQNNAGPAAAPRPVFSRSISVTDERSLKKMGVTTAAMSDPSPSSGPQTPVRLNSTPE, encoded by the exons ATGTTGATGAAAGAGTACCGCATATGTATGCCACTCACTGTGGATGAG TACAGGATCGGGCAGCTGTATATGATCAGTAAGCACAGCTGTGAGCAAAGTGGTGGAGGAGAAGGGGTGGAGGTGGTGACGAATGAAACGGATATTCACCCCCAGCATGGACAGGGACAGCTGACCGAGAAGAGAATCTACCTCAGCAG TAAACTGCCGTCCTGGGCTAAAGCGTTTGTCCCTCGTTTCTTCTATGTGACAGAAAAGGCCTGGAACTTTTACCCGTACACAATCACAG AGTACTCA GTATCATTCCTCCCCAAATTCACCATCCGTATTGAGACGAGATTCGAGAACAACAACGGCGATAACAGCAAT GTGTTTGGGGACACTCCAACCCCGGAAAAGAATGTGAGTTTCCTGGATATCCTGAGTGACCCCATCCCGGAAAAGCACTACAAAGAATCAGAG GACCTGAGTCTTTGGCAGTCCAGTAAAACCGGCCGGGGGCCTCTGGGAAAAGGCTGGAGAGAGGAGCACAAGCCTGTTATGTGCTCCTATAAGAGGGTGCAGTGCAGCTTTGAGGTGTACGGCTTCCAGACCAGGACTGAGGAGTTCATccacaga AACATTCAGGACATTCTTCTGGTTGGCCACAGGCAAGCTGTAGCGTGGATAGATGAATGGCATG GCCTGAGCttggaggaggtgagagagtttgAGAAGGCGATGCAAGAGAAGACCAACTGCAAAGTCAAATCAAGCCAGAACAACGCAG gccCGGCAGCTGCCCCTCGTCCTGTTTTTTCTCGCTCCATCTCAGTGACAGACGAGCGTTCCCTGAAGAAGATGGGAGTGACGACAGCGGCAATGTCTgacccctctccctcctctgggCCTCAAACTCCTGTTCGCCTCAACTCCACCCCAgaataa